The DNA window AGCGCCCGCGAGGAGGAAGTGTTGGCTCAGATCGGCAAGCTCAACGCCGACCCCTCGATCCACGGCATCCTGGTGCAGCTGCCCCTGCCGCCTCATTTCCAGGTGCGGCGGGTGCTGGAGGCCATCTCCCGGGACAAGGACGTGGATGGGTTTCACCTGTACAACGTGGGCGGGTTGGTGGTGGGGGACACAGTCTTTCCCCCGTGTACGCCCTACGGGGTTCAGTTGCTGCTGGAGTCGGAGGGCATTCCCATCGAGGGGCAGAACGTGGTGGTGGTGGGGGCTTCCAACATCGTGGGCAAGCCGATGGCGCTCATGTTGCTTGCGCGGGAGGCCACGGTTTCGATCTGTCACATCAAGACGCGGGATCTTGCCCAATACACCCTTTTGGCGGACATCCTGGTGGTGGCGGCAGGCAAGCCGCGGTTGATCACCAAGGAGATGGTGAAGACGGGGGCGGTGGTGATCGATGTGGGCATCAACCGGCTGCCCGATGGGCGGCTGGTAGGGGATGTGGACTTTGAGGCGGTGGCCGAGAAGGCCGCCTACATCACCCCGGTGCCGGGGGGCGTGGGGCCGATGACGGTCACCATGCTGGTGGTCAACACCGTCCGCGCCGCCGAGCGGCTTGTTGCGGAACCGCGGTCGTCACCTGCTGTGGAGTCGTTGCCATAACCCTTTTCCCCTGAAAACCGAGAGGCGAAGATGAGCGCGCAAAATCAGCGCATGGCGACTCGATGCGTCCATGCGGGGAAATTCCCGGACCCGCACGGGTCACCTTTCACCCCCCTCTATGATGCGACGACATTTGAGTTCGACAACACCGCCGATCTGCTGGCCGTCATCGATGGAAAGCGTCCCGGGAGCCTTTACACGCGCTATGGATTGAATCCGACGATCCGCAGCCTCGAGGCAAAGTTGGCGGCTCTGGATCAGGCCGAGGACGCGCTTGTCTTTTCGTCGGGTATGGCGGCGATTTCAGCCCTTTTCCTGGCCCACGGTCGCGACGGTATCGTGGGCCTGGGGGATGCGTACGGTGGCACGCTGGAGCTCCTGTCGCACCAACTGCCCACGCTGGGTTTCAAAACCCGACTTCTCCTTCTTCAGGAGATGGAGCTGCTGGCTTCGGCGTTGGATGAGGGAGCAAGACTGGTGTTTTTCGAAACGCCCACCAATCCCAGACTCGACATCATCGACATCCGAAAAGTGGCAGACCTGGCCCATGCCCGGGGCGCCCTGGTGGCGGTGGACAACACCTTCGCCACCCAGGTCAACCAGCAGCCGCTTGCCTTGGGTGCAGACGTGGTCGTGTATAGCGCCACCAAGTACCTCGGCGGGCACAGCGACATCACTGCCGGCGTCCTTGCGGGGGCAAGGCGTTTGCTCGACCCCGTCAGGGCATGGCGTAAAAACCTTGGACAGGTG is part of the Pelomicrobium methylotrophicum genome and encodes:
- the folD gene encoding bifunctional methylenetetrahydrofolate dehydrogenase/methenyltetrahydrofolate cyclohydrolase FolD, encoding MAAKIIDGNALARKVRGEYRGRVERLKALGCVPGLAVILVGEDPASKVYVQNKVKACTEVGLRSEVYRFPASAREEEVLAQIGKLNADPSIHGILVQLPLPPHFQVRRVLEAISRDKDVDGFHLYNVGGLVVGDTVFPPCTPYGVQLLLESEGIPIEGQNVVVVGASNIVGKPMALMLLAREATVSICHIKTRDLAQYTLLADILVVAAGKPRLITKEMVKTGAVVIDVGINRLPDGRLVGDVDFEAVAEKAAYITPVPGGVGPMTVTMLVVNTVRAAERLVAEPRSSPAVESLP
- a CDS encoding trans-sulfuration enzyme family protein — encoded protein: MSAQNQRMATRCVHAGKFPDPHGSPFTPLYDATTFEFDNTADLLAVIDGKRPGSLYTRYGLNPTIRSLEAKLAALDQAEDALVFSSGMAAISALFLAHGRDGIVGLGDAYGGTLELLSHQLPTLGFKTRLLLLQEMELLASALDEGARLVFFETPTNPRLDIIDIRKVADLAHARGALVAVDNTFATQVNQQPLALGADVVVYSATKYLGGHSDITAGVLAGARRLLDPVRAWRKNLGQVPAPTTAHLLARSLRTLAVRMQRHNANAQAIAEALSRHPRIRKVRYPGLPEFEYYELAATQMSGFGGMVTFEIDGSGEDARTVVDNLKVFSLAPSLGGVESLVTQPVTTSHRDLSPAERSRRGITDSMVRLSVGLEDPSDLIEDLEQALA